Proteins from a single region of Nocardiopsis dassonvillei subsp. dassonvillei DSM 43111:
- a CDS encoding DHA2 family efflux MFS transporter permease subunit gives MTAQTVPKAAPETETERKQRWTESPWATLVAIAFGVMMVALDGTIVAVANPAIGTSLGASLAELQWVTHGYLLGLAVFLITAGKIGDRFGYRNTYLVGAVGFVLSSVAIALSAGVIMLVAFRVLQGVFGALLLPSAMGLLRASFPPSKLGRAFGVFGSLIGAATAGGPILGGVLVGSFGWESVFYINVPVGAVALGLGLWLLAANKPTDAGSRMDVPGIVLLSIAIFALVWALVEAPSVGWGHPVTLGSLAVTAVFAVAFLVWERRPEQPLLPLALFANPSVSIGAVLTVAMALSLMGSLFFITFYLQGVRGMSPAQTGLQLISMTALMAVTSPIAGRVLDRVGARPPTTVGLLLASAGMFMLSLLRTDTGVLYISAAFVLLGMGLSLIMTGATAAIIGNAPVRYAGVASAVQQAAMQLGGSLGTAVLGAVMSATIVATLPGHFAAAGLAEPAAEELADMQSAVAQGGAVLPEGATPEVVAAVTGASNLAFMEGLQLAFTIAAAVMLVAAVLSLFMRSGRMTDGPAVHI, from the coding sequence ATGACCGCACAGACCGTCCCGAAGGCTGCTCCGGAGACGGAGACGGAGCGGAAGCAGCGCTGGACGGAGAGCCCCTGGGCGACCCTGGTCGCCATCGCCTTCGGCGTGATGATGGTGGCGCTGGACGGCACCATCGTGGCCGTCGCCAACCCCGCGATCGGCACGAGCCTGGGCGCCTCGCTGGCCGAACTCCAGTGGGTGACCCACGGCTACCTGCTCGGCCTGGCGGTCTTCCTGATCACGGCGGGCAAGATCGGCGACCGCTTCGGCTACCGCAACACCTACCTCGTGGGCGCGGTCGGCTTCGTACTCAGCTCGGTGGCGATCGCGCTGTCGGCCGGTGTCATCATGCTCGTCGCCTTCCGGGTGCTGCAAGGGGTTTTCGGCGCGCTGCTCCTGCCCTCGGCGATGGGTCTGCTGCGCGCCAGCTTCCCGCCCAGCAAGCTCGGCCGGGCCTTCGGCGTCTTCGGCAGCCTCATCGGCGCCGCCACGGCGGGCGGCCCCATCCTGGGCGGCGTACTGGTCGGCTCCTTCGGCTGGGAGTCCGTCTTCTACATCAACGTCCCGGTGGGCGCGGTCGCCCTCGGACTCGGTCTGTGGCTGCTGGCCGCCAACAAGCCGACCGACGCCGGAAGCCGGATGGACGTGCCCGGCATCGTGCTGCTGAGCATCGCCATCTTCGCCCTGGTGTGGGCCCTGGTGGAGGCGCCCAGCGTGGGCTGGGGCCACCCCGTCACACTGGGCTCGCTCGCCGTCACGGCGGTCTTCGCCGTGGCCTTCCTGGTGTGGGAGCGGCGCCCGGAACAGCCCCTGCTCCCGCTCGCCCTGTTCGCCAACCCCTCGGTCTCCATCGGCGCCGTCCTGACGGTCGCGATGGCGCTGAGCCTGATGGGGTCGCTGTTCTTCATCACCTTCTACCTCCAGGGCGTGCGGGGCATGAGCCCCGCCCAGACCGGACTCCAGCTCATCTCCATGACCGCGCTGATGGCGGTCACCTCGCCGATCGCGGGCCGGGTCCTGGACCGGGTCGGCGCCCGGCCGCCCACGACGGTGGGCCTGCTGCTGGCGTCGGCGGGCATGTTCATGCTGTCGCTGCTGCGGACCGACACGGGAGTGCTCTACATCTCGGCCGCGTTCGTCCTGCTCGGCATGGGCCTGAGCCTGATCATGACCGGTGCCACGGCGGCCATCATCGGCAACGCGCCCGTGCGCTACGCCGGTGTGGCCTCGGCGGTGCAGCAGGCCGCCATGCAGCTGGGCGGCTCGCTCGGCACGGCGGTCCTGGGCGCGGTCATGTCCGCGACCATCGTCGCCACCCTGCCCGGCCACTTCGCCGCCGCGGGGCTGGCCGAACCCGCCGCCGAGGAGTTGGCGGACATGCAGAGCGCCGTGGCCCAGGGCGGCGCGGTGCTGCCCGAGGGCGCGACCCCGGAGGTCGTGGCGGCCGTGACCGGGGCCAGCAACCTGGCGTTCATGGAAGGGCTGCAACTCGCCTTCACCATCGCGGCGGCGGTGATGCTGGTCGCCGCGGTGCTGTCGCTGTTCATGCGCTCGGGCAGGATGACCGACGGCCCGGCCGTCCACATCTAG
- a CDS encoding TetR/AcrR family transcriptional regulator, with amino-acid sequence MSTTSAEPEEQLGLRERKKARMRESLMESALRLFHENGYQRTTTEEIASCVGVSQRTFFRYFGSKEDVVLEAVEDLDEQLFAALLARPAEEPPFTALRNAMLDHWAYLEREMLHLRGSAMGLVSESPELIEVNMRYCHRRQERLARALGERTGADPVTDPRPGVLASVFLSVLNSGHQAWCASGSSDVEKLVQAFLDRFDLVPEVVGGRWEGPRG; translated from the coding sequence ATGAGCACGACGAGCGCCGAACCGGAGGAGCAGCTCGGGCTGCGCGAGCGCAAGAAGGCCCGGATGCGCGAGTCCCTCATGGAGTCGGCGCTGCGCCTGTTCCACGAGAACGGTTACCAGCGGACGACGACAGAGGAGATCGCCTCCTGCGTCGGGGTCTCCCAGCGCACGTTCTTCCGCTACTTCGGCTCCAAGGAGGACGTGGTCCTGGAGGCGGTCGAGGACCTCGACGAGCAGCTGTTCGCGGCCCTGCTGGCCCGCCCCGCCGAGGAGCCGCCGTTCACCGCGCTGCGCAACGCGATGCTCGACCACTGGGCCTACCTCGAACGCGAGATGCTCCACCTCCGGGGCAGCGCCATGGGACTGGTGTCCGAGAGCCCCGAGCTGATCGAGGTCAACATGCGCTACTGCCACCGCAGGCAGGAGCGGCTGGCCCGGGCGCTGGGCGAGCGCACCGGCGCGGACCCGGTCACCGACCCCCGCCCGGGGGTCCTGGCCTCGGTGTTCCTGTCCGTGCTCAACAGCGGCCACCAGGCGTGGTGCGCGTCCGGCTCCAGCGACGTGGAGAAGCTGGTCCAGGCGTTCCTCGACCGGTTCGACCTGGTGCCCGAGGTGGTCGGCGGCCGTTGGGAGGGCCCGCGCGGCTGA
- a CDS encoding GNAT family N-acetyltransferase produces MFALPLDVDGAELRPLEPRHAEEFLANIDRGREFIGRYIALPDVIVDLESSRSYLRSYAEKAATDTGGIYGIWSGDKLLGGVLFRTMDLKHGTAEAGCWLEPSAVGRGLVTRAARRIIDWAVEERGVHRVEWHASSANEASTAVARRLGMTRDGVLRESYVYRGERHDMEVWSVLAPEWRAQRQSS; encoded by the coding sequence ATGTTCGCGTTGCCCCTGGATGTGGACGGCGCTGAACTGCGCCCGCTCGAACCCCGGCACGCCGAGGAGTTCCTGGCCAACATCGACCGGGGGCGCGAGTTCATCGGACGCTACATCGCGCTCCCGGACGTCATCGTGGACCTGGAGTCGAGCCGGTCCTACCTGCGCTCGTACGCGGAGAAGGCCGCCACCGACACCGGAGGGATCTACGGAATCTGGTCGGGCGACAAGCTGCTCGGCGGCGTCCTCTTCCGCACGATGGACCTCAAGCACGGCACCGCCGAGGCGGGCTGCTGGCTGGAACCGTCAGCCGTGGGGCGAGGGCTGGTGACCAGGGCCGCGCGGCGGATCATCGACTGGGCCGTCGAGGAGCGGGGCGTCCACCGGGTGGAATGGCACGCCTCGTCAGCGAACGAGGCCAGCACCGCCGTGGCCCGGCGGCTCGGGATGACGCGGGACGGCGTGCTGCGGGAGAGCTACGTCTACCGGGGCGAGCGCCACGACATGGAGGTCTGGTCGGTGCTCGCTCCGGAGTGGCGCGCGCAGCGCCAGTCCTCCTGA
- a CDS encoding EF-hand domain-containing protein, with amino-acid sequence MPEKFLPSTTTEQEARDLFTRLDTDQDGSINIHEWLVYAERDLGLDRMSALHAFALDVDTDHDLLISQDEFVRIGTQGA; translated from the coding sequence ATGCCCGAGAAGTTTCTGCCCAGCACCACGACCGAGCAGGAAGCACGCGACCTGTTCACCCGGCTCGACACGGACCAGGACGGCTCCATCAACATCCACGAGTGGCTGGTGTACGCCGAGCGGGACCTGGGACTCGACCGCATGAGCGCGCTGCACGCCTTCGCCCTCGACGTCGACACCGACCACGACCTGCTCATCAGCCAGGACGAGTTCGTCCGGATCGGCACACAGGGGGCCTGA
- a CDS encoding alpha/beta fold hydrolase: MLLARSAALAAASGLLLTGVAAPASATPGPEPEWRLCSDVARGWDGNDDRTLCATVPVPLDHEDPDGRTIGIAVTRVPATGENTYPILFNPGGPGHPGVTMPGRILDSEAADLALDHDLVGFDPRGVGYSDAVECGLEGTAPDPGLSDEESARHVAEEQSRINRECHARDPEFVDSLTAENVARDMDLIREALGAETIGFYGVSWGTLLGAAYRSMHDDRVEAMLLDSVMSPEASVTMLDEGQAMAAQAAFHRFTDWLAEHDDHYGLGTESDRIRDEVYGLREELADEPRTGPDGTVVDGGAVTALLATPEREWPANARSLVTLLDGGVPGTGVARGPVSGAGWDSEPVFDAFAQVSLLCNDSDSPRDFDQVWQHRLERAERYPVMGTLGFYEHSCVGWPEEGAAPDLTHGDSPLQLVGHVNEMVTPHDWALDMRRVVGGEVMSVEDDGHGTLSGLDCAAAAVDFFNTGRTTTRTCPGPPAPTPEG; this comes from the coding sequence GTGCTCCTCGCCCGAAGCGCCGCGCTGGCCGCGGCCTCCGGACTGTTGCTCACCGGCGTTGCCGCCCCCGCCTCGGCAACCCCGGGCCCGGAACCGGAGTGGCGGCTGTGCTCCGACGTCGCCCGGGGGTGGGACGGGAACGACGACCGCACCCTGTGCGCCACCGTCCCGGTGCCCTTGGACCACGAGGACCCCGACGGGCGCACGATCGGCATAGCGGTGACCCGTGTGCCCGCCACCGGGGAGAACACCTATCCCATCCTGTTTAACCCCGGCGGCCCGGGGCATCCGGGCGTGACCATGCCCGGGCGCATCCTCGACAGCGAGGCCGCGGACCTGGCGCTGGACCACGACCTCGTGGGCTTCGATCCGCGCGGCGTGGGTTACAGCGACGCCGTGGAGTGCGGTCTGGAGGGGACCGCCCCCGACCCCGGCCTGAGCGACGAGGAGAGCGCACGGCACGTCGCCGAGGAGCAGAGCCGGATCAATCGCGAATGCCACGCCCGGGATCCCGAGTTCGTGGACTCGCTGACCGCGGAGAACGTGGCCCGGGACATGGATCTGATCCGCGAGGCGCTGGGAGCGGAGACGATCGGTTTCTACGGAGTGTCCTGGGGAACCCTGCTCGGCGCCGCCTACAGGTCGATGCACGACGACCGGGTCGAGGCCATGCTCCTGGACTCGGTGATGTCGCCCGAGGCCAGTGTCACCATGTTGGACGAGGGGCAGGCCATGGCCGCCCAGGCCGCGTTCCACCGCTTCACCGACTGGCTGGCCGAGCACGACGACCACTACGGGCTCGGCACGGAGTCCGACCGCATCCGGGACGAGGTCTACGGGCTGCGGGAGGAACTGGCCGATGAGCCCCGCACCGGCCCCGACGGGACGGTCGTCGACGGCGGCGCCGTGACCGCGCTGCTGGCCACCCCCGAACGCGAATGGCCCGCCAACGCCCGCTCCCTCGTCACGCTCCTCGACGGAGGCGTGCCCGGGACAGGGGTCGCCCGCGGACCGGTCTCCGGCGCCGGTTGGGACTCCGAACCCGTCTTCGACGCCTTCGCGCAGGTGTCACTGCTCTGCAACGACTCCGACAGCCCGCGCGACTTCGACCAGGTGTGGCAGCACCGGTTGGAGCGGGCCGAACGGTACCCCGTCATGGGCACCCTGGGCTTCTACGAGCACTCCTGTGTCGGCTGGCCCGAGGAGGGCGCGGCTCCCGACCTGACCCACGGGGACAGCCCTCTGCAACTGGTGGGCCACGTCAACGAGATGGTCACCCCGCACGACTGGGCGCTGGACATGAGGCGGGTCGTCGGCGGAGAGGTCATGAGTGTGGAGGACGACGGGCACGGGACCCTGTCGGGCCTGGACTGCGCCGCGGCGGCCGTGGACTTCTTCAACACCGGGCGGACCACCACGCGAACGTGCCCGGGACCGCCCGCGCCGACTCCCGAGGGCTGA
- the ptsP gene encoding phosphoenolpyruvate--protein phosphotransferase translates to MAKTEPLPAATGDTRLTGIPASPGAAVGPVARMAPPPSLPDQRPTVVDPGEEAARARQALEQVAELLESQAADLQGDAAAVLSAQALMARDPELARRAAERTDAGDPAAWAVHAACGAYQELLQAAGGYLAERAADLADIRDRATAVLLELPMPGLPDPGVPHVLVADDLAPADTVQLDVERVLAIVTRYGGPTSHTVILARSLGIPAVVGCAGAAELLDATPVAVDGDAGTVEVEPDEELAERMRERTERRRALLAEATGPGRTADDVPVSLLLNVGEGDPQKAGAHDSEGVGLLRTEFLFLERSDPPTVEEQTASYTALFEAFAGRTVTVRTLDAGSDKPLAFASTGHEDNPALGVRGFRTSRVHPHLITDQLQAIAAATRETSAKVRVMAPMVSTPDEAEEFVSLAREAGIDQVGVMIEVPGAALLADRLLSRVDFVSIGTNDLAQYTMATDRTLGALPDLLDPWQPALLQLVGTVGGAGERSGRPVGVCGEAAADPLLALVLVGLGATSLSMSAPALPAVRHALALHTHSDCRRLADLAVAASSAEQAREAVRAAAHPEAVDR, encoded by the coding sequence ATGGCGAAGACCGAACCCCTCCCCGCCGCAACCGGTGACACCCGGCTGACGGGTATCCCCGCCAGCCCGGGAGCCGCAGTCGGCCCGGTGGCGCGGATGGCCCCGCCGCCGTCCCTGCCCGACCAGCGGCCCACCGTCGTGGACCCGGGAGAGGAGGCCGCCCGGGCACGGCAGGCCCTGGAACAGGTGGCCGAGCTGCTCGAAAGCCAGGCCGCCGACCTCCAGGGCGACGCGGCGGCCGTGCTGAGCGCCCAGGCGCTCATGGCCCGCGACCCCGAACTCGCGCGCCGCGCCGCGGAGCGCACCGATGCCGGGGACCCCGCGGCCTGGGCCGTCCACGCGGCCTGCGGCGCCTACCAGGAGCTGCTCCAGGCGGCGGGCGGCTACCTCGCCGAACGCGCCGCCGACCTCGCCGACATCCGGGACCGGGCGACCGCCGTGCTCCTGGAGCTGCCGATGCCCGGGCTGCCCGACCCCGGCGTCCCGCACGTGCTGGTCGCCGACGACCTCGCGCCCGCCGACACCGTGCAGCTCGACGTCGAGCGCGTGCTCGCCATCGTCACGCGTTACGGCGGACCCACCAGCCACACGGTCATCCTGGCCCGGTCGCTCGGCATCCCGGCCGTGGTCGGCTGCGCGGGGGCCGCCGAACTGCTCGACGCGACGCCGGTGGCGGTGGACGGCGACGCCGGAACGGTCGAGGTCGAGCCCGACGAGGAGCTCGCCGAGCGGATGCGCGAGCGCACCGAGCGGCGGCGCGCCCTGCTGGCCGAGGCCACCGGTCCGGGCCGGACCGCCGACGACGTTCCGGTCTCGCTGCTGCTCAACGTCGGTGAGGGCGACCCGCAGAAGGCCGGTGCCCACGACAGCGAGGGCGTGGGGCTGCTGCGCACCGAGTTCCTCTTCCTGGAGCGCTCGGACCCGCCCACCGTCGAGGAGCAGACCGCCTCCTACACGGCCCTGTTCGAGGCGTTCGCCGGGCGCACGGTCACGGTGCGGACCCTGGACGCCGGGTCGGACAAGCCCCTGGCCTTCGCGTCCACCGGCCACGAGGACAACCCCGCGCTCGGCGTACGGGGTTTCCGCACCTCGCGGGTGCACCCCCACCTGATCACCGACCAGCTCCAGGCCATCGCCGCCGCCACCCGGGAGACCTCCGCCAAGGTCCGGGTCATGGCGCCGATGGTGTCCACGCCCGACGAGGCGGAGGAGTTCGTCTCCCTCGCCCGCGAGGCCGGGATCGACCAGGTCGGCGTGATGATCGAGGTGCCCGGCGCGGCGCTGCTCGCCGACCGGCTGCTGTCCCGGGTGGACTTCGTGTCGATCGGCACCAACGACCTGGCGCAGTACACCATGGCAACCGACCGGACCCTCGGCGCGCTGCCCGACCTGCTCGACCCCTGGCAGCCCGCGCTGCTCCAGCTGGTGGGCACCGTGGGCGGCGCGGGGGAGCGCTCGGGACGCCCGGTGGGCGTGTGCGGCGAGGCCGCCGCCGACCCGCTGCTGGCCCTGGTGCTGGTGGGACTGGGCGCGACCAGCCTGTCGATGTCCGCGCCCGCGCTGCCCGCCGTGCGCCACGCGCTGGCCCTGCACACCCACAGTGACTGCCGCAGACTGGCCGACCTGGCGGTCGCGGCCTCCAGCGCCGAACAGGCGCGCGAGGCGGTCAGGGCCGCCGCCCACCCGGAGGCGGTCGACCGCTGA
- a CDS encoding zinc-dependent dehydrogenase: MLVARFYAPGDIRLEQAPEPTAGPGQLKIAVVNCSTCGTDVKISRHGHHHIRPPRVIGHEIAGRIVEVGEGVTGWAEGDRVQVIAAIPCGTCVECSDGRFTVCSRQESMGYHYDGGFAEYMIIPESVLAVDGVNRVPDNIDLAEASVAEPLACVLNGQEIAGVGEGDTVVVMGAGPIGCLHVRLARARGAAKVYLVDLNRGRLDMSADIVQPDASICGAETDAVEEVLRLTDGRGADVVITAAASGRAQEDALRMVSRSGRISFFGGLPKDAPIIQLDSNAVHYREISIFGANGSSPEHNRRALELISSGAVPVADLITERMSLSDVHKAIETVASGTAIKVTIQP; encoded by the coding sequence ATGCTCGTCGCCCGCTTCTACGCCCCCGGTGACATCCGACTGGAGCAGGCCCCCGAGCCGACCGCCGGACCCGGACAGCTCAAGATCGCCGTCGTCAACTGCTCCACGTGCGGCACCGACGTGAAGATCTCCCGGCACGGACACCACCACATCCGTCCGCCCCGCGTGATCGGCCACGAGATCGCCGGGCGGATCGTCGAGGTGGGCGAGGGCGTCACCGGCTGGGCCGAGGGCGACCGCGTCCAGGTCATCGCCGCCATCCCCTGCGGCACCTGCGTGGAGTGCTCCGACGGCCGGTTCACCGTGTGCTCGCGCCAGGAGTCCATGGGTTACCACTACGACGGCGGCTTCGCCGAGTACATGATCATCCCCGAGTCGGTCCTGGCCGTGGACGGGGTCAACCGCGTCCCCGACAACATCGACCTGGCCGAGGCCTCCGTCGCCGAGCCGCTGGCGTGCGTGCTCAACGGCCAGGAGATCGCCGGAGTCGGCGAGGGCGACACGGTCGTGGTCATGGGCGCCGGGCCGATCGGCTGCCTGCACGTCCGGCTGGCCCGTGCGCGCGGCGCCGCGAAGGTCTACCTGGTGGACCTCAACCGGGGCCGCCTGGACATGTCCGCCGACATCGTCCAGCCCGACGCGTCGATCTGCGGCGCCGAGACCGACGCCGTGGAGGAGGTGCTCCGCCTGACCGACGGCCGGGGCGCCGACGTCGTCATCACCGCCGCCGCCTCCGGGCGCGCCCAGGAGGACGCGCTGCGCATGGTCTCGCGCAGCGGCCGGATCAGCTTCTTCGGCGGCCTGCCCAAGGACGCGCCGATCATCCAGCTGGACTCCAACGCCGTGCACTACCGGGAGATCTCGATCTTCGGCGCCAACGGCTCCAGCCCCGAGCACAACCGCCGCGCCCTGGAGCTGATCTCCTCCGGCGCCGTGCCGGTGGCGGACCTGATCACCGAGCGGATGTCCCTGTCCGACGTGCACAAGGCCATCGAGACGGTGGCCTCGGGCACCGCGATCAAGGTGACCATCCAGCCGTAG
- a CDS encoding PTS sugar transporter subunit IIA, protein MPNDLALTEDAVRLGREAADRADAIDQCGALLVELGAVEPGYVPAMHEREASIPTFVGEGVAIPHGTDASRALVKRTALAVVQFPGGVDWGGPTVHVAIGIAASGDEHLGVLSSLAGILTDPEKAARLRSASTTSDVLELLGPLQDG, encoded by the coding sequence TTGCCGAATGATCTGGCGCTGACCGAGGACGCCGTCCGGCTGGGCCGCGAGGCCGCCGACCGGGCCGACGCCATCGACCAGTGCGGTGCCCTGCTCGTCGAACTGGGCGCCGTCGAACCCGGCTACGTGCCCGCCATGCACGAGCGGGAGGCCTCCATCCCCACCTTCGTCGGCGAGGGCGTGGCCATCCCGCACGGCACGGACGCCTCGCGGGCCCTGGTCAAGCGCACCGCGCTGGCCGTGGTCCAGTTCCCCGGCGGGGTCGACTGGGGCGGTCCCACCGTCCACGTGGCCATCGGCATCGCCGCCTCCGGGGACGAGCACCTGGGTGTGCTGTCCTCGCTGGCGGGGATCCTCACCGACCCGGAGAAGGCGGCGCGCCTGCGCTCCGCCAGTACCACGTCCGACGTCCTCGAACTGCTCGGCCCCCTACAGGACGGCTGA
- a CDS encoding PTS sugar transporter subunit IIB, with translation MSTIEGSDIKKVVVACDAGMGSSVLLTSQLSKTLSPYGVSVEHSPVDRIPEGADVVLCHTGLVDRARTRVPGTVVISFQMFLGDPAFTRLEQAVKNGSTLAE, from the coding sequence ATGAGCACTATCGAGGGCTCCGACATCAAGAAGGTCGTCGTCGCCTGCGACGCGGGCATGGGCAGCAGCGTCCTGCTCACCTCGCAGCTGAGCAAGACCCTGTCCCCGTACGGCGTGTCCGTCGAGCACTCCCCGGTCGACCGGATCCCCGAGGGCGCCGACGTGGTCCTGTGCCACACCGGGCTCGTCGACCGGGCCCGGACCCGGGTGCCCGGCACCGTCGTCATCAGCTTCCAGATGTTCCTGGGAGACCCGGCGTTCACCCGCCTGGAGCAGGCTGTGAAGAACGGGAGCACCCTTGCCGAATGA
- the mtlA gene encoding PTS mannitol transporter subunit IICB, with the protein MTTQQSTDRLASVRSGVQRFGGFLSSMVMPNIGAFIAWGLITALFIPDGWWPNEQMAGLVDPMIKYLLPLLIAYTGGALVHDRRGGVVGAAATMGVIVSADIPMFLGAMFMGPFAAYLMKHFDRVVQPRIKAGFEMLVNNFSAGILAAILAALGVYAVGPVVEGIATGLGKGVQFLIDLSLLPLVSVIVEPAKVLFLNNAINHGVFTPLGTARAVADGRAIEFLIESNPGPGLGILLALMFFGSKVSRATAPGAAVIHFFGGIHEIYFPYILAQPKLILAAIGGGMSGVATFMIMDAGLVSAASPGSIIAIMAVTPQGGHLSVLAGVVAATIVSFVIASLLLGFGRSERKAEREEKAKQEAAQNQENS; encoded by the coding sequence ATGACCACACAGCAGAGCACGGACAGACTCGCCTCGGTGCGCTCCGGAGTACAGCGCTTCGGAGGGTTCCTGTCGAGCATGGTGATGCCCAACATCGGCGCGTTCATCGCCTGGGGCCTGATCACCGCCCTGTTCATCCCCGACGGGTGGTGGCCCAACGAGCAGATGGCCGGGCTCGTCGACCCGATGATCAAGTACCTGCTGCCGCTGCTGATCGCCTACACCGGCGGCGCGCTGGTGCACGACAGGCGCGGCGGCGTGGTCGGCGCGGCCGCGACCATGGGCGTGATCGTCTCCGCGGACATCCCCATGTTCCTGGGCGCGATGTTCATGGGTCCGTTCGCGGCCTACCTCATGAAGCACTTCGACCGGGTCGTCCAGCCGCGCATCAAGGCCGGCTTCGAGATGCTGGTCAACAACTTCAGCGCCGGCATCCTCGCCGCGATCCTGGCCGCCCTGGGCGTCTACGCGGTCGGACCGGTCGTGGAGGGCATCGCCACCGGCCTGGGCAAGGGCGTGCAGTTCCTCATCGACCTGAGCCTGCTGCCGCTGGTCTCGGTCATCGTCGAGCCCGCCAAGGTGCTGTTCCTCAACAACGCCATCAACCACGGCGTCTTCACCCCGCTGGGCACGGCCCGCGCGGTCGCCGACGGCAGGGCCATCGAGTTCCTCATCGAGTCGAACCCCGGACCGGGCCTGGGCATCCTGCTGGCCCTGATGTTCTTCGGCTCCAAGGTCAGCCGCGCCACCGCGCCCGGCGCGGCCGTCATCCACTTCTTCGGCGGGATCCACGAGATCTACTTCCCGTACATCCTCGCCCAGCCGAAGCTGATCCTCGCCGCGATCGGCGGCGGTATGTCCGGCGTCGCGACCTTCATGATCATGGACGCCGGGCTCGTCTCCGCCGCCTCCCCCGGCAGCATCATCGCGATCATGGCGGTCACCCCGCAGGGAGGCCACCTGTCGGTCCTGGCCGGGGTCGTCGCCGCCACCATCGTCTCCTTCGTCATCGCCTCGCTCCTGCTCGGCTTCGGCCGGTCCGAGCGCAAGGCCGAGCGCGAGGAGAAGGCCAAGCAGGAAGCCGCTCAGAACCAGGAGAACAGCTGA
- a CDS encoding DeoR/GlpR family DNA-binding transcription regulator: MYAEERQKAILERARRDGRVDVTGLAAEFDVTYENIRRDLTALERHGVLRRVHGGAIPVERLGFEPALNVRDSVMTQEKERIAKAALAELPEEGAILLDAGSTTGRLAEQLPADRELTVVTNSLSIALTLAPRTHINLMLLGGRLRTRTQATVDAWALRSLAESYVDVAFMAANGISTERGLTTPDPAEAEVKRTMIASARRCVLLADHTKVGNDHFARFAAVEDLDLVITDTGLASGLADELEAAGPRVQVV; this comes from the coding sequence ATGTACGCGGAAGAGCGCCAGAAGGCGATCCTCGAACGCGCCCGGCGGGACGGCCGGGTCGACGTGACGGGACTCGCCGCGGAGTTCGACGTCACGTACGAGAACATCAGGCGCGACCTCACGGCACTCGAACGCCACGGGGTCCTGCGCAGGGTCCACGGTGGCGCGATCCCCGTCGAGCGGCTGGGCTTCGAGCCCGCCCTCAATGTGCGCGACTCCGTCATGACGCAGGAGAAGGAGCGCATCGCCAAGGCGGCTCTCGCCGAACTCCCGGAGGAGGGCGCCATCCTGCTCGACGCCGGGTCCACCACCGGACGCCTCGCCGAGCAGTTGCCCGCCGACCGCGAACTCACCGTCGTCACCAACTCCCTGTCCATCGCCCTCACGCTCGCCCCGCGTACCCACATCAACCTCATGCTGCTCGGCGGGCGCCTGCGCACCCGCACCCAGGCCACCGTCGACGCCTGGGCGCTGCGCTCCCTCGCCGAGTCCTACGTCGACGTCGCCTTCATGGCGGCGAACGGGATCTCCACCGAACGCGGGCTCACCACACCCGATCCCGCGGAGGCGGAGGTCAAGCGGACCATGATCGCCTCGGCCCGCCGCTGCGTCCTGCTCGCCGACCACACCAAGGTCGGCAACGACCACTTCGCCCGTTTCGCGGCGGTCGAGGACCTCGATCTGGTCATCACCGACACCGGTCTCGCCAGCGGTCTCGCCGACGAACTGGAGGCCGCCGGACCCCGAGTCCAGGTGGTCTGA